The Archaeoglobaceae archaeon genomic sequence TTTGGTGAAAAGATTGGCAACGCAATTCCATGGAGCGCAGTTGGGCTTTACAGCTATGTCTACAGAATGAGCGTTGGTATGAAGCAGTTGCTCGCTGGAATGCGAAAATTCAAGCTTGAACTTGCAAATCGAAACGATCTCGCAGCTTTGTCGCCGTTGGCAAGTGAAGTGACTGGAATTCCAATGATTCACAAAGTTGATGAGCAGATTTTCGATAGCATTCTGAGCTAATCTTCTAACTTTTTATTATATTTTAATTTAAATTCAATTTCAAAAGAATCTTCAACTGTGAATAACTTGATAAAAGCTAAAAAATAAAGATTTATAAAAATTATTCAACCTTTATCTTCTTTCCTCCTCCGGCCTTCTTTGTCAAAATGACTTCAAGAACTCCGTTGTTGTATCTGGCCTTTGCTGAATCTGGATCCACTTCGACCGGGAGGCTTACAGTCTCATGATACTTCCTGTTCTCTCCTTCTGCTCTGATTTCAAGGCTTCTCTCGGTTGCTTTTAGCTCGATGTCTTCCTTTCTCACACCCGGCATCTCTGCAATCACCTGGACTTCGTTATCCGTCTCGATTACATCAACCAATGGCTTTCTCTCTTCGATGCCAGTCTCCTTGATGAGAGGTTTTGTGCCAAACTCTCTGATCTCTGGCCTACCGTCAGGGCCAATTCTGATTGAGAAGCCTCTGACAATTGGCTTTGTCTCTCCAAGTTCACCAAATCTGAAGGCACTTTCTATATCTCTCATCATTCTTCTGAATATCTCATCAAACTCTCTGAACGGATCCCAACCCCAAAAGTCCTCCTCATCTTCTTCCCTATCCTTCCTCCTTCTCCTCCAAACCATAATTCACCACC encodes the following:
- the hsp20 gene encoding archaeal heat shock protein Hsp20 gives rise to the protein MVWRRRRKDREEDEEDFWGWDPFREFDEIFRRMMRDIESAFRFGELGETKPIVRGFSIRIGPDGRPEIREFGTKPLIKETGIEERKPLVDVIETDNEVQVIAEMPGVRKEDIELKATERSLEIRAEGENRKYHETVSLPVEVDPDSAKARYNNGVLEVILTKKAGGGKKIKVE